One genomic segment of Thalassospiraceae bacterium LMO-SO8 includes these proteins:
- a CDS encoding SOS response-associated peptidase family protein: MCARYEMSASPRAIMAQFHLDAPPPVPNTDDMRPTDQALIIDGAGPRLMRWGLAVSWGKKPMINARAETLAEKATFRPLLERRCLVPMTAYLEWRIADDGSKRKNRIAPAAGPAAFAGLTDGDAFTIVTCAPAPAIAHIHNRMPVILDAQGAAAWTDDTQSFATARAALHPYEGALMYEEQTPQRAQGELF; the protein is encoded by the coding sequence ATGTGCGCCCGTTACGAAATGTCGGCCAGCCCCCGCGCGATCATGGCGCAATTCCATCTGGACGCCCCACCGCCCGTGCCCAACACGGACGACATGCGGCCGACGGACCAGGCCCTGATCATCGACGGCGCGGGCCCACGCCTGATGCGCTGGGGCCTTGCCGTGTCCTGGGGTAAGAAGCCGATGATCAACGCCCGGGCCGAAACCCTGGCGGAAAAGGCGACCTTCCGTCCGCTTTTGGAGCGGCGCTGCCTGGTGCCGATGACCGCCTATCTGGAATGGCGCATCGCCGACGACGGCAGCAAGCGCAAGAACCGCATCGCCCCGGCGGCCGGACCGGCCGCCTTCGCCGGGCTGACCGACGGCGACGCCTTCACCATCGTCACCTGCGCCCCCGCCCCGGCCATCGCGCATATTCACAACCGCATGCCGGTGATCCTGGACGCCCAAGGGGCCGCCGCCTGGACGGACGACACGCAATCCTTCGCCACCGCCCGCGCGGCCCTGCATCCTTACGAAGGGGCGCTGATGTACGAGGAACAGACGCCCCAACGGGCGCAGGGCGAGTTGTTCTAG
- the pdxH gene encoding pyridoxamine 5'-phosphate oxidase, whose translation MNPHPQDDAPPRKPATDDPIEKFRGWLGEAEGKEISNPNAMALATATASGRPSVRMVLLKDVDEQGFVFYTNLESRKGGELAENPFASLCFYWKTLERQVRVEGAIRPVTPAEADAYYESRHRSSRIGAWASRQSRPMKTRFDLEKRVAEFTAKFHVGAIPRPEFWSGFRVVPERIEFWTEGAFRLHERIVYHRLGTGWETERLFP comes from the coding sequence ATGAACCCGCACCCCCAGGACGACGCCCCGCCGCGCAAGCCCGCCACCGATGATCCCATCGAAAAATTCCGCGGCTGGCTGGGCGAGGCAGAGGGTAAGGAAATCAGTAATCCGAACGCCATGGCGCTGGCCACGGCGACGGCGTCGGGGCGGCCCAGCGTGCGCATGGTCCTGTTGAAGGATGTCGACGAGCAGGGCTTCGTGTTCTACACCAATCTGGAAAGCCGCAAGGGCGGGGAACTGGCGGAGAACCCCTTTGCCTCGCTGTGCTTTTACTGGAAGACCCTGGAACGTCAGGTCCGTGTCGAAGGCGCCATCCGGCCGGTCACCCCGGCCGAGGCCGATGCCTATTACGAAAGCCGCCACCGATCCTCGCGCATCGGTGCCTGGGCATCGCGGCAGTCGCGGCCCATGAAGACCCGATTCGACCTGGAAAAGCGGGTTGCCGAGTTCACCGCCAAGTTCCATGTCGGCGCCATCCCCAGGCCGGAATTCTGGTCCGGTTTCCGCGTCGTGCCCGAACGCATCGAATTCTGGACGGAAGGCGCCTTCCGCCTGCACGAACGCATTGTTTATCACCGCCTCGGCACGGGCTGGGAGACGGAGCGGTTGTTCCCGTGA
- a CDS encoding RT0821/Lpp0805 family surface protein codes for MNIVKFTGVAVLALALTACGTDKAGDKQTVGTLLGAGLGALAGSQFGGGKGQLAAVAVGALAGAWFGGEAGKSLDKADKAYAQRTAQDALEYNKTNQTASWNNPDSKAAGTFTPTKTYQTVDGANCRDYETSIVVDGKTEKATGTACRQPDGTWRVVN; via the coding sequence ATGAACATCGTGAAATTCACCGGGGTTGCGGTTCTGGCCTTGGCGCTGACCGCTTGCGGAACCGACAAGGCAGGCGACAAGCAGACTGTCGGCACCCTCTTGGGCGCCGGCCTGGGCGCCTTGGCCGGATCGCAGTTCGGCGGCGGCAAGGGACAGTTGGCGGCGGTCGCCGTGGGCGCGCTTGCCGGTGCCTGGTTTGGCGGCGAGGCCGGGAAATCTCTCGACAAGGCCGACAAGGCCTATGCCCAGCGCACGGCGCAGGACGCCCTTGAGTACAACAAAACCAACCAGACCGCGTCCTGGAACAATCCGGATTCCAAGGCGGCCGGGACCTTCACCCCGACCAAGACCTATCAGACCGTCGACGGCGCCAACTGCCGCGACTACGAAACCTCCATCGTCGTCGACGGCAAGACCGAAAAGGCGACCGGCACGGCCTGCCGGCAGCCCGACGGAACCTGGCGCGTCGTCAACTGA
- a CDS encoding COX15/CtaA family protein translates to MNTATDTREANHPRPGAFDPVATWLLMICAMVFAMVVLGGVTRLTQSGLSMVDWHPVTGWLPPLTEAAWQAAFDAYRQSPEYRHVNAGMSLSGFQEIFWLEYLHRLFGRIIGVVFFIPFAWFLAKGRLNGPVRSKCVILFVLGGLQGVLGWYMVKSGLVDEPSVSQYRLAAHLSLALAIYLFALWTALDILQPRYAVVPKNRARFAAWATGLLGFIFLTVFSGALVAGLDAGLMYNTFPLMEGRLLPADAFHLRPVYLNFFEDRATVQFDHRVLAVSTVCLVGAFWVGVRRSDAPQGVKQGAGFMVLAVLAQAGIGIATLLTAVPVVLGALHQAGAVVLLTSALWCLHQARR, encoded by the coding sequence ATGAACACCGCCACGGATACCCGCGAGGCGAACCACCCCCGGCCCGGCGCTTTTGATCCTGTCGCTACCTGGCTGCTGATGATCTGCGCCATGGTCTTCGCCATGGTCGTTCTCGGCGGGGTGACGCGCCTGACCCAATCAGGCCTGTCCATGGTTGACTGGCATCCGGTTACGGGCTGGCTGCCGCCCCTGACCGAGGCCGCCTGGCAGGCCGCCTTCGACGCCTACCGGCAAAGTCCGGAATACCGGCATGTCAACGCGGGCATGAGCCTCAGCGGGTTTCAGGAAATCTTCTGGCTGGAATATCTGCACCGCCTGTTCGGGCGCATCATCGGGGTCGTGTTTTTCATCCCCTTCGCCTGGTTCCTGGCCAAAGGGCGGCTGAACGGCCCGGTCCGAAGCAAATGCGTCATTCTGTTCGTGCTCGGCGGGCTGCAGGGGGTGCTGGGCTGGTACATGGTGAAAAGCGGGTTGGTCGACGAGCCGTCGGTCAGCCAGTACCGTCTGGCCGCACATCTGTCCCTGGCGCTGGCGATCTATCTGTTCGCCCTGTGGACCGCGCTGGACATCCTCCAGCCGCGCTATGCGGTGGTGCCTAAGAATCGGGCGCGGTTTGCCGCCTGGGCCACGGGATTGCTGGGATTCATCTTCCTGACCGTGTTTTCCGGGGCGCTGGTCGCCGGGTTGGACGCGGGGTTGATGTACAACACGTTTCCCCTGATGGAGGGCCGCCTGTTGCCGGCCGACGCCTTTCATCTGCGCCCGGTTTACCTGAATTTCTTCGAGGACCGGGCGACGGTGCAGTTCGATCACCGGGTTCTGGCCGTCTCGACGGTCTGCCTTGTCGGGGCGTTCTGGGTGGGCGTGCGCCGGTCCGACGCCCCCCAGGGGGTCAAGCAGGGGGCCGGGTTCATGGTCCTTGCGGTCCTCGCCCAGGCGGGGATCGGCATCGCGACCCTGCTGACGGCGGTGCCGGTCGTCCTCGGCGCCCTGCATCAGGCCGGGGCCGTGGTGCTGCTGACATCGGCGTTGTGGTGTCTGCATCAGGCCCGGCGTTGA
- a CDS encoding TAXI family TRAP transporter solute-binding subunit yields MRAFGRLVLVGVLVLGFQGAALADRTKVSLGTATKGGGFEVFGAAAAQVINETDAGLDVVPVATKGSRENIPLLESGKLDTALVASLPAYEAFNGVGRSPTDLKIITAIYSTFGMFAVRGDSPAASFRDLVGKPVAWGTKSSGLTLLGKYVSEALGLDRDKDFQAHFLAKAGDGAPMLLDGRVEGFWGGGVGWPGFVKVMKGGGRFVGLSDADVAMVNAKYPFLKPFTLPAGSYDGQKDAVTSVASFSFLLARADLPDDVAYRLAKALHQGHGVLSGRLKQAGETTPENTVLAAPTPGHIHPGVRKYLSEIGLQ; encoded by the coding sequence ATGCGGGCATTCGGTCGACTGGTTCTGGTTGGTGTTCTGGTTCTTGGTTTTCAGGGGGCCGCCCTGGCGGACAGGACCAAGGTGTCGCTCGGCACGGCGACCAAGGGTGGTGGGTTCGAAGTGTTCGGCGCCGCCGCCGCGCAGGTCATCAACGAAACCGACGCGGGCCTGGATGTCGTGCCCGTCGCCACCAAGGGCAGCCGGGAGAACATTCCCCTGCTGGAATCGGGAAAGCTCGACACGGCCCTGGTCGCCAGTCTGCCTGCCTATGAAGCCTTCAACGGCGTCGGCCGGTCGCCCACGGACCTCAAGATCATCACCGCCATCTATTCCACCTTCGGCATGTTCGCCGTGCGCGGCGACAGCCCGGCCGCGTCGTTCCGTGATCTGGTCGGAAAGCCGGTCGCCTGGGGCACCAAGTCGTCGGGTCTGACATTGTTGGGCAAGTACGTGTCCGAGGCCCTGGGGCTGGACCGGGACAAGGATTTCCAGGCTCATTTCCTGGCCAAGGCGGGGGATGGGGCGCCCATGCTGCTGGACGGCCGGGTCGAGGGTTTCTGGGGCGGCGGGGTCGGCTGGCCCGGTTTCGTCAAGGTCATGAAGGGCGGCGGGCGGTTCGTCGGCCTGAGCGATGCGGACGTCGCCATGGTCAATGCCAAATATCCGTTCCTCAAACCCTTCACCCTGCCCGCCGGGTCCTACGACGGGCAGAAGGACGCCGTGACCTCCGTGGCGTCCTTCAGTTTCCTGCTGGCCCGCGCCGACCTGCCCGACGACGTCGCCTACCGTCTGGCGAAGGCCCTGCACCAGGGACATGGCGTATTGTCGGGGCGGCTCAAGCAGGCGGGGGAGACGACACCGGAAAACACCGTCCTCGCGGCGCCGACGCCGGGGCATATCCATCCGGGTGTGCGAAAATACCTGAGCGAGATCGGGCTGCAATGA
- a CDS encoding S41 family peptidase, producing MAVGIAGCTAQQSSVARVMEALGVDRLALSDETRQQLDRFNAVYDRYVSTHDAEERLDYFRFAFRRVRASYVRDLDDAELIDAAIKGVEKDKPEPASLAPRELVEKALDGMLQSLDPHSDYMNAREFEETYITTRGEFGGLGIEVTMEEGLVKVVSPIEDTPAERAGLKSGDRITAVDGDPVLGKSLSEAVAKMRGDPGTEIVLRIRRGSQPEFDVTVVRAVIKVRAVRWRVDGDIGYVRVTRFSEKVESGIAKAMAELRTQPNTQIRGVVLDLRSNPGGLLDQSLILADSFLDKGGIVSVRGRTAENQRNYDARPGDLARNLPIVVLINGGSASASEIVASALQYHGRATVMGTRSFGKGSVQTIMPLPVEGALRLTTALYYSPSGHTIQAEGVHPDIVIQPEAQDPSQREKDLPGALPGEDQDAADGKPRIPEKTCPEEGERKDRVLGCAYSFLKAGSTESFLTEMAARGKRAS from the coding sequence GTGGCGGTAGGGATCGCCGGATGCACGGCCCAGCAATCGAGCGTCGCCCGCGTGATGGAGGCGCTTGGCGTCGACCGTCTTGCCCTCAGCGATGAAACCCGTCAGCAGCTTGATCGGTTCAACGCGGTTTATGACCGCTACGTCAGCACCCACGACGCCGAGGAACGCCTGGATTATTTCCGCTTTGCCTTTCGCCGGGTGCGGGCGTCCTATGTGCGCGATCTCGACGATGCGGAACTGATCGACGCCGCCATCAAGGGCGTTGAGAAGGACAAGCCGGAACCGGCCAGCCTGGCGCCCCGGGAGCTGGTCGAGAAGGCGCTGGACGGCATGTTGCAGTCCCTCGATCCCCATTCCGACTACATGAACGCCCGTGAGTTCGAGGAAACCTACATCACGACGCGCGGCGAATTCGGCGGCCTGGGCATCGAGGTGACGATGGAGGAGGGGCTGGTCAAGGTCGTTTCCCCTATCGAGGACACCCCGGCCGAACGCGCGGGTTTGAAATCGGGCGACCGCATCACCGCCGTTGATGGCGATCCGGTCCTGGGCAAGAGCCTGAGCGAGGCCGTGGCCAAGATGCGCGGCGATCCGGGGACCGAAATCGTGCTGCGCATCCGCCGCGGCAGCCAGCCCGAATTCGACGTCACCGTGGTGCGCGCGGTGATCAAGGTACGTGCCGTGCGGTGGCGGGTCGACGGCGACATCGGTTATGTCCGGGTCACGCGGTTCTCGGAAAAGGTCGAAAGCGGCATCGCCAAGGCCATGGCGGAATTGCGCACCCAGCCGAACACCCAGATCCGGGGCGTTGTCCTGGACCTGCGTTCGAACCCGGGCGGCTTGCTGGATCAATCGCTGATCCTCGCCGACAGCTTTCTGGACAAGGGCGGGATCGTTTCCGTGCGCGGCCGCACGGCCGAAAACCAGCGCAATTATGACGCCCGGCCCGGCGACCTTGCCCGCAACCTGCCGATCGTCGTGCTGATCAATGGCGGATCGGCCTCGGCGTCGGAGATCGTCGCCAGCGCTCTACAGTATCACGGCCGGGCGACGGTCATGGGAACACGGTCGTTCGGCAAGGGGTCCGTGCAGACCATCATGCCGCTGCCGGTGGAAGGGGCGCTGCGCTTGACCACCGCGCTTTACTATTCGCCGTCCGGTCACACCATCCAGGCCGAGGGTGTGCATCCCGATATCGTCATCCAGCCGGAAGCCCAGGACCCGTCGCAACGGGAAAAGGACCTGCCGGGGGCGCTTCCCGGCGAGGACCAGGATGCCGCCGACGGCAAGCCACGCATTCCGGAAAAAACCTGCCCGGAAGAGGGTGAGCGCAAGGATCGAGTACTGGGCTGCGCCTATTCGTTCCTCAAGGCCGGATCGACGGAAAGTTTCCTCACGGAAATGGCGGCGCGCGGCAAACGCGCCAGTTGA
- the cobA gene encoding uroporphyrinogen-III C-methyltransferase: MNRKSPPAVTPVAIVGAGPGDPDLLTVKGLRRIMGADVVVYDKLVSDEILGLIPAGASRIFAGKQARNHHMPQDDINVLLVKLARSGRRVVRLKGGDPFVFGRGGEEALHLTRENIPFEIVPGITSSAACAAYAGIPLTHRGLAHSVRFITGHLATEGSLELDWNGLADPETTLVVYMGLTNLAVICEQLIGHGLAPDTPAAAINQGTRPQQRTVHAALKDLAGAVEHAQLVGATLVVIGKVAGLASDLDWFNPGRIEDGEADSGD, from the coding sequence ATGAACAGAAAATCTCCCCCCGCCGTCACCCCCGTCGCCATTGTCGGCGCCGGTCCGGGCGACCCGGATCTGCTGACGGTCAAGGGCCTGCGCCGCATCATGGGGGCCGACGTGGTGGTCTATGACAAGTTGGTGTCGGACGAGATTCTCGGCCTCATACCCGCTGGCGCCAGCCGCATTTTCGCCGGCAAGCAGGCGCGCAACCATCACATGCCGCAGGACGACATCAACGTCCTTCTCGTCAAGCTCGCGCGGTCCGGCCGCCGGGTCGTGCGGCTTAAGGGCGGTGATCCCTTCGTGTTCGGGCGCGGCGGCGAGGAAGCGCTGCATCTCACGCGGGAGAACATCCCCTTCGAAATCGTGCCGGGAATTACCTCGTCCGCCGCCTGTGCCGCCTATGCGGGGATTCCCCTGACCCACCGGGGCCTTGCCCATAGCGTGCGTTTCATCACCGGCCATCTGGCGACCGAGGGGTCGCTGGAACTGGATTGGAACGGCCTGGCCGACCCGGAAACCACCCTCGTCGTCTACATGGGCCTGACCAACTTGGCGGTGATCTGCGAACAATTGATCGGCCATGGCTTGGCCCCCGACACCCCCGCCGCCGCCATCAACCAGGGCACGCGCCCGCAACAGCGCACGGTGCATGCCGCGCTCAAGGATCTCGCCGGCGCGGTTGAACACGCGCAACTCGTGGGTGCCACGCTAGTGGTGATCGGCAAGGTCGCCGGCCTGGCCTCGGATCTGGATTGGTTCAATCCAGGCCGCATCGAAGACGGCGAAGCGGACAGCGGGGATTGA
- a CDS encoding AAA family ATPase — protein MSGGGDSSQQAVIAFLADPKAFGLPPGTDVARQETHVSHIFLAGDRAYKLKKQVRFPYLDFSTLEARRRACETEVAINRRTAPAIYLGTMAVTDEGGGRLALGGAGDPVDWLVEMRRFPDGALFTHLADAGALNRRLMESLADGIQAFHAAAEIDHERGGAAGTRAVIDNNDASFHGAQGGLFNADDIDALTDGSRQLQDSLAALLDARRDGGRVRHCHGDLHLANICLFEDRPTLFDAIEFNDAFARIDVLYDLAFLLMDMDLRGHRRLASFVLNRYLDRAPLDGGDLDGLALLPLFLSMRAAVRAHVGASQAAALADAAESRRRAGRAREYFFRALQYLNPAPPVLIAVGGLSGSGKSRLARELAPHLGAVPGARVVRTDVQRKRLAGIDLFDRLPPESYTPEASRRTYDACFDEAARALAAGQSVVFDAVSLKPEERAGVESLAGRLKVPFLGLWADAPLAVRLERVDSRRDNVSDAGAEVARRQEEADLGDVTWTVIDSSGSRKNTVAGALAMIRDRGLA, from the coding sequence ATGAGTGGGGGCGGTGACAGTAGCCAGCAGGCGGTCATCGCCTTTCTCGCCGATCCCAAGGCCTTCGGTCTGCCGCCGGGGACGGACGTCGCGCGGCAGGAAACCCATGTGTCCCACATATTTCTGGCCGGCGACCGGGCCTACAAGCTGAAGAAGCAGGTCCGCTTTCCCTATCTCGATTTCTCGACCCTGGAGGCCCGCCGCCGTGCCTGCGAAACCGAGGTGGCGATCAACCGGCGCACCGCGCCTGCGATCTACCTGGGCACGATGGCGGTCACGGATGAAGGAGGCGGGCGTCTGGCCCTCGGCGGCGCGGGCGATCCCGTCGACTGGCTGGTCGAGATGCGGCGATTTCCCGACGGTGCCTTGTTCACCCACTTGGCCGACGCGGGGGCGCTCAACCGCCGCCTGATGGAAAGCCTGGCCGACGGCATCCAGGCCTTTCATGCCGCGGCCGAGATCGACCATGAACGCGGCGGGGCGGCGGGCACTCGCGCGGTCATCGACAACAACGACGCCAGTTTCCACGGCGCTCAAGGCGGTTTGTTCAATGCGGACGACATCGATGCCCTGACCGACGGATCCCGGCAACTGCAAGACAGCCTGGCGGCCCTGCTGGACGCGCGGCGGGATGGAGGACGGGTGCGCCATTGCCATGGTGACCTGCACCTGGCGAATATCTGCCTGTTCGAAGACAGGCCGACCCTGTTCGACGCCATAGAATTCAACGACGCCTTTGCGCGCATCGACGTGCTGTACGATCTCGCCTTCCTGCTTATGGATATGGACCTGCGGGGGCACCGCCGGCTGGCGTCCTTCGTGCTCAACCGCTATCTCGACCGCGCGCCTCTGGACGGTGGCGATCTTGACGGTCTGGCCCTGTTGCCGCTGTTTTTGTCCATGCGCGCCGCCGTCCGCGCCCATGTCGGGGCGTCCCAGGCGGCGGCCCTGGCGGATGCGGCCGAAAGCCGCCGCCGTGCCGGGCGTGCGCGGGAATACTTTTTTCGGGCCCTGCAATACCTGAACCCGGCGCCGCCGGTGCTGATCGCCGTCGGCGGCCTGTCCGGCAGCGGCAAAAGCCGCCTGGCGCGGGAACTCGCCCCCCATCTGGGGGCTGTGCCCGGGGCCCGCGTGGTGCGCACGGACGTGCAACGCAAACGCCTTGCGGGCATCGATCTGTTCGACCGTCTGCCGCCGGAAAGCTACACGCCCGAGGCCTCGCGCCGCACTTATGACGCCTGCTTCGACGAGGCCGCCCGAGCGCTCGCCGCCGGCCAATCCGTGGTGTTCGACGCGGTGTCGCTGAAGCCCGAGGAAAGGGCCGGGGTCGAGTCCTTGGCCGGGCGGCTCAAGGTGCCGTTTCTCGGTCTGTGGGCCGACGCCCCGCTGGCCGTGCGCCTGGAACGGGTCGACAGCCGGCGCGACAATGTGTCCGACGCCGGGGCCGAGGTTGCCCGCCGACAGGAAGAGGCCGATCTGGGCGACGTGACCTGGACCGTCATCGACAGTTCAGGTTCGCGCAAGAACACGGTCGCGGGGGCGCTGGCGATGATCCGCGACCGGGGGTTGGCATGA
- a CDS encoding exopolyphosphatase, whose amino-acid sequence MSDKFRLITRSDFDGLVCAVLLKELDMIDDIKFVHPKDMQDGTILVSERDISTNLPYVPGIHLAFDHHLSETLRMEDKPENHIIDPDAPSAARVVYDYYGGKAAFPNVADDMMAAVDKGDAAQFNKDEVLNPQGWDLMNFLMDARTGLGRFREFRVSNYQLMMDLIDYCRGHSIDQILDLADVKERVELYNEHREKQIDQIKRCSTVHGNLVVLDLREEETIFAGNRFMIYALYPDTNISIHVMWGMQKMNTVFATGKSILNRTSNTNVGELMLKYGGGGHLNAGTCQVENEDAERILGELIEQITADG is encoded by the coding sequence ATGAGTGACAAATTTCGCCTGATTACCCGAAGCGACTTCGATGGATTGGTCTGCGCCGTCCTTCTGAAGGAACTTGATATGATCGACGATATCAAGTTCGTCCATCCGAAGGACATGCAAGACGGCACCATCCTGGTGTCGGAGCGCGACATCTCCACGAACCTGCCCTACGTTCCCGGGATTCATCTGGCGTTCGACCATCACCTCAGCGAAACCCTGCGCATGGAAGACAAGCCGGAAAATCATATCATCGACCCGGATGCCCCCTCCGCCGCCCGCGTCGTCTATGACTATTACGGCGGCAAGGCGGCGTTTCCCAACGTAGCCGACGACATGATGGCGGCCGTCGACAAGGGCGACGCGGCGCAGTTCAACAAGGACGAGGTCCTCAATCCCCAGGGCTGGGACCTCATGAACTTCCTGATGGACGCACGCACGGGGTTGGGCCGATTCCGTGAGTTTCGGGTTTCCAACTATCAGTTGATGATGGACCTGATCGACTATTGCCGGGGCCATTCCATCGATCAGATACTGGACCTCGCGGATGTCAAGGAACGGGTGGAGCTATACAACGAGCACCGGGAAAAACAGATCGATCAGATCAAGCGGTGCTCCACGGTGCACGGCAATCTGGTGGTGCTTGACCTGCGGGAAGAAGAAACCATCTTCGCCGGCAACCGGTTCATGATCTACGCGCTGTATCCGGACACGAACATCTCGATCCACGTCATGTGGGGCATGCAGAAGATGAACACCGTGTTCGCGACAGGAAAATCGATCCTCAACCGCACGTCGAATACGAACGTCGGTGAACTGATGCTCAAATACGGTGGTGGCGGGCACCTGAATGCAGGGACCTGTCAGGTTGAAAATGAGGATGCTGAACGGATTCTGGGGGAATTGATCGAACAGATTACCGCGGACGGATAA
- a CDS encoding SDR family oxidoreductase, which yields MTGSGDTRPEAAADQRVRTVVITGASRGIGHATARFFLARGWHIITCSREDTPEECKRDPQWTCHIPTDLSDVDSLENFIKEANAALPEGRLEALVNNAGMSPKTPFKERLGCLNGDLGAWQEVFDLNFLAPLRLSRGFASALHKGDGAIVNVTSIAGHMIHPFAGSAYSISKAALSALTREMANEFAALGVRVNAVAPGEIETDMIQPEYEALIPRIPLDKMGSPTDVAGAIHYLCSDDARYVTGTEIWVTGGQHMV from the coding sequence ATGACAGGGAGCGGAGACACTCGGCCGGAAGCGGCGGCGGATCAGCGCGTGCGCACGGTGGTCATCACCGGGGCCAGCCGCGGCATCGGCCATGCCACGGCGCGGTTCTTTCTGGCGCGCGGCTGGCACATCATCACTTGCTCGCGCGAAGACACGCCCGAGGAATGCAAGCGCGATCCGCAATGGACCTGCCATATCCCGACGGACCTGTCCGACGTGGACAGCCTGGAAAACTTCATCAAGGAAGCCAACGCGGCCCTGCCCGAAGGGCGGCTGGAGGCCCTGGTCAACAATGCCGGGATGTCGCCCAAGACGCCGTTCAAGGAACGGCTCGGCTGCCTCAACGGCGACCTGGGCGCCTGGCAGGAGGTCTTCGATCTCAACTTCCTGGCTCCGCTGCGCCTGTCGCGGGGGTTCGCCTCGGCCCTGCACAAGGGCGACGGCGCCATCGTCAATGTGACCTCGATCGCCGGCCACATGATCCATCCCTTCGCGGGATCGGCCTATTCCATTTCCAAGGCGGCTCTGTCGGCCCTGACCCGCGAGATGGCCAACGAGTTCGCCGCCCTTGGCGTGCGGGTCAACGCGGTGGCGCCGGGCGAGATCGAGACGGATATGATCCAGCCCGAATACGAGGCCCTGATCCCGCGCATTCCCTTGGACAAGATGGGATCGCCCACGGACGTGGCGGGGGCCATCCACTATCTGTGTTCCGACGACGCCCGCTATGTCACCGGCACGGAAATCTGGGTGACCGGCGGCCAGCACATGGTCTGA
- a CDS encoding cation diffusion facilitator family transporter has translation MSDATEPPISEQATATQAATVAANGGLDSRAARLMRAATYASVGVALVLIGVKFAAWTLTESVSLLSTLIDSMLDALASVINLIAVHHALQPADREHRFGHGKAEPLAGLAQAAFICGSAAFLLLEAGERLIHPKAITNTDVGYAVMVFSIVVTVALVLFQRYVVRRSGSVAVSADSLHYQTDVMINASVIASLYIVSEFGITIADPLFAVAIAGYIVIGALKIGKQALDILMDKELADEERARIREIVTRHADVHGMHDLRTRSSGAQVFIQMHVEMAPDMTLLEAHDVTDAVTADLLAVYPNAEIIIHEDPEGLEEDRAVFR, from the coding sequence GTGAGCGACGCGACCGAGCCCCCGATCAGCGAACAGGCGACCGCCACTCAGGCGGCGACGGTGGCGGCGAATGGCGGCCTCGACAGCCGGGCGGCCCGGCTCATGCGCGCCGCGACCTATGCTTCCGTCGGGGTCGCCCTGGTCCTGATCGGGGTCAAGTTCGCCGCCTGGACGCTGACCGAGTCGGTCAGCCTGTTATCCACGCTGATCGATTCCATGCTCGACGCCCTGGCTTCGGTCATCAACCTGATCGCCGTTCACCACGCATTGCAGCCGGCCGACCGCGAACACCGCTTCGGCCACGGCAAGGCCGAGCCGCTGGCCGGTCTGGCGCAGGCGGCGTTCATCTGCGGGTCGGCGGCGTTCCTGCTGCTTGAGGCCGGGGAGCGTCTGATCCACCCCAAGGCCATCACCAATACGGATGTCGGCTATGCGGTGATGGTGTTTTCCATCGTCGTCACGGTCGCTCTGGTGCTGTTCCAGCGTTATGTGGTGCGGCGTTCGGGATCGGTCGCGGTCAGCGCCGACAGTCTGCATTACCAGACCGACGTGATGATCAACGCCAGCGTCATCGCCTCGCTCTACATTGTCTCGGAATTCGGCATCACCATTGCCGATCCCCTGTTCGCCGTGGCCATCGCCGGCTACATCGTCATCGGCGCGTTGAAGATCGGCAAGCAGGCCCTCGACATCCTGATGGACAAGGAACTGGCGGACGAGGAACGGGCACGCATCCGCGAAATCGTGACCCGCCACGCCGACGTGCACGGCATGCACGATTTGCGCACGCGGTCATCGGGGGCCCAGGTGTTCATTCAGATGCATGTGGAAATGGCGCCGGACATGACCTTGCTGGAGGCCCATGACGTGACCGATGCGGTGACGGCGGACCTGCTGGCGGTCTATCCCAATGCCGAGATCATCATCCACGAAGACCCGGAAGGTTTGGAGGAAGACCGGGCGGTCTTCCGATGA